The window GGGTTCACGGAGCTTGaggattagtcgggcgaagctTGAAAACTCCAggttgacaaaaaaaaaaaatgaaaacatccATGTAACCATATTCACCCCAAACATACAAGCAGAAAGCAGAGCTGCTCAAAGAAAGGAATTGCAAGCAGAATTTTTGGGGGCGATGAAAGATGGTTAATGTTATTGACTCCAAGTGTTACATGATGTGACTCCAAGTGTTACATGATGTGACCTGGGATCAGTTATCCATTCTGGCAACCGGATATGATTCTTCATACCTTCATCGAAATGGCTCCTCAGGGAGTTCACTAAAAGAGACAACACAGAGAAAGCTACCTATTGTGTTGGCGGGGGCATACATTGCACAACCACAAAATGACACCAAAGTGTTGTATAAGAAAGATACTTGGAGAGGGGCGATAAACCCAATTCCAACAGAGGGACGAATAAAATGTCCGAACAAATCCCCATCCGCAGACAGCCCAAATGTAAAATGCAAACATTGAGCAAAATCAGAGCTTCACCGACTCCGAAATTCATACCTACACAGGTAACCATCATTCTCATCCTGAAATCTTTGGAGGAGGAACATAAACATCCCCAAGGAAGAAACAAAATAGCCCCATTTCTGTGACATATGCAAGTGGAAGcagcaaaagcaaaggaaCAAGTAATGCCCTACGTAACAACCTCAGCACATGCTGAGAGTGAATGTTCCGTCAAGTCCACGGACAGCCTAGTAAAGGGATGCCCTCTATTCATTAACTATAAAAAATCAGACGCAGGCTAAATTAGGTACAGCATACAAGCAGAACAACAGATTGTAACATAACCGGCACCTATTCCTATCAGTTCATGATCAAGGCAATAACTTGATTCTCCAAACAACCGACACTTTAAAATCCCGAATCGGGTCTACAACGCAATTGATGAGGAGCAAGGATTTCACCTTCCAGGTAAGGGAAAACCCGAGCCGACTTGCCACAAAGCTGCTACCAATCCAGCAAACCACACAAAGCAGGGCGGCTaaagaaccagccttgaaatCCAGACAGATATAGAACAAGGCGTAGATCACAGTCAACAAGAACCCCACATTCAAGAGAAGAGCAACATGGCTCCCGAAGAGCGAGAACTCGACCGGAGGAAACCCAAAGAGAGAAGGAGTGAAGTAGAGGATGAGCAGGGCCGTGAAGACAATCGGCCACACAAACAGCATGTGTATGAGTATGTTGATGGGGTTGCTGTGGTAAGCTCCATAGAAGGCGAAGTGCTTCTCCAGATCAAGCAACCCGATTTTCGCCATCTGGGTTCGAGTTTTTTCCGGGAAAGATCGAATTTTTTCCTCCAAAAAACCGGATCGAGAAATTGATGGGCACTCTCCAAATTTGCTCAATTTCAACCGGGCGGCGAGAAAATTCCGAAATTGGGGGGCGGACGACCGAGGATTCAAGGAAAGGACATAGGCAAGGAAATAGAGCAAGTCGTAGTCGTCTCTCTCGACGCTTCCCAGGAAAATTGGAAAACAGAGTACCCGGCAAGAAAGGGaaactaattttcttttatttaaattttttttatagaaaatcGAAGAATTGCTTCCAACCGTCGCTGGTTCCGTCCAACTGAATTGAATACTTGAATGTGTTCGATCACGGAAGGGAAGAAGGATTGAGTCAACTTTTCTTTGGAAAACGAATTTTGAAAGTGGAAATTAGATGGGATTTATTTCCCTGGAAAACACGGAAAAcaatttcagtttttcccGCAAACGTTTTCCCGACGGGACGCTTCTTCTTTCCCGCTAAATGGAACCGTCCCGGGGTCTCTTGCCTGACACCTGGCAAAATCTGAAGCTGCTAAGCAGATAACGGGCAGCGCGGTCAGCGTCACAACCAGCCCGACtccattaaaatatttttgtattatCCGAAAAAAGAACTCGAAAAGACAGAAAAAGAATGAGCAGCTTTACTCCGTCCACTGCTCTGCTCCAAGCCCAGATCACTCCCCACCGCGGCCCGGCGGTCCGGGCGTGCCTTCCGGCCTCAGAGAACGCCACTAGCCGCCGCAGGATGCTGTCGGCATTCGTAGCGACGACCTCGCTAGCGGCGGGGTTCCAGGTTCAGGGCGCCCCGCAAGCGCTGGCGGAGAGCTGGGGCACGCGCTCGTTCCTGCTGGAGCGGTTCTTCCAGCCGGGTCTGTCGCCGGAGGAGGCGGTGGCGAGGATCCGGCAGACGGCGGAGGGGCTGCACAGCCTTAGGGACATGCTGGACGCGATGGCTTGGAGGTACATCatattctacatacgggagaAGTCGGCGTACCTCTCTCAGGATCTGAAGAACGCCGCCACCACCTTGCCGGAGGGCCGCCGGAAAGCCTATGTCAATAAAGCCAACGAGTTGGTTGATAACATGTCCGAGGTAGTTTGCTAAGTCAGCCCGCCCTCTTAGTTACTCGAAATTTCACAATGAACCCCGTAATTTCTGCAATTTCAGTTTTTACCCCTCGGCTGCTGCATTAGTGCCATTTTAACGGTCAAACGGAATGATATCATGACATATCACCTTTCATTTTTGAACATCACGAAATGCAATATTAAATATTCGGTAGTATAGAATGCGC of the Punica granatum isolate Tunisia-2019 chromosome 6, ASM765513v2, whole genome shotgun sequence genome contains:
- the LOC116210653 gene encoding uncharacterized endoplasmic reticulum membrane protein C16E8.02-like, giving the protein MAKIGLLDLEKHFAFYGAYHSNPINILIHMLFVWPIVFTALLILYFTPSLFGFPPVEFSLFGSHVALLLNVGFLLTVIYALFYICLDFKAGSLAALLCVVCWIGSSFVASRLGFSLTWKVVLVAQILCWTGQFIGHGVFEKRAPALLDNLAQAFLMAPFFVLLEALQKFFGYEPYPGFHEIVQAKIESEIGEWQDKKQKLIP
- the LOC116210655 gene encoding photosynthetic NDH subunit of lumenal location 2, chloroplastic, translating into MSSFTPSTALLQAQITPHRGPAVRACLPASENATSRRRMLSAFVATTSLAAGFQVQGAPQALAESWGTRSFLLERFFQPGLSPEEAVARIRQTAEGLHSLRDMLDAMAWRYIIFYIREKSAYLSQDLKNAATTLPEGRRKAYVNKANELVDNMSELDYYVRTPKVYESYMYYEKTLKSIDDLVAMLA